Proteins from a genomic interval of Corvus moneduloides isolate bCorMon1 chromosome 6, bCorMon1.pri, whole genome shotgun sequence:
- the ZNF410 gene encoding zinc finger protein 410 isoform X1: MLSDELESKPELLVQFVQNTSIPLGQGLVESEPKDITCLSLLPVTETSECNRLMLPDDERDLTSPSHTNSSKDVSSSAVLRSLQVNVGPDGEETRAQNVQKPAELLSTPETSSLLQDLQPSDSTSFILLNLTRAGLGSPAEHLVFVQDEAEDSSNDFLSHDSTDSSTPWFLRVQELAHDSLIAATRAQLAKNAKASNNGENVHLCTGDGQPKDSSPVPHLSRVERKLKCTVEGCDRTFVWPAHFKYHLKTHRNDRSFTCPAEGCGKSFYVLQRLKVHMRIHNGEKPFVCTELGCGKQFTTAGNLKNHLRIHTGEKPFLCQAQGCGRSFAEYSSLRKHLVVHSGVKPHQCQICGKTFSQSGSRNVHMRKHHSRIGTAGSREREQPESLMGSSLLEESTVHSKNLISINSQPSLGVESLHLPDTESIIGVEEGGTQRKNSLCMSYAIKPMQELLHW; encoded by the exons ctgctggTTCAGTTTGTTCAAAATACTTCTATTCCACTGGGACAAGGACTGGTGGAATCAGAACCAAAAGACATCACCTGTCTGTCTCTGCTTCCTGTTACTGAGACCTCAGAATGCAACAGACTCATGTTGCCAG ATGATGAAAGAGATCTCACTTCTCCAAGTCACACTAATTCTTCCAAAGATGTTTCTTCATCTGCTGTCTTGAGAAGTCTCCAGGTAAATGTAGGCCCTGATGGAGAGGAAACAAGGGCACAGAATGTACAGAAACCAGCTGAACTTCTGTCAACTCCAGAAACTTCTAGCTTATTGCAAGACCTCCAGCCCAGCGACAGCACTTCATTCATTCTTCTCAACCTAACAAGAGCAG GGCTGGGGTCTCCTGCAGAGCACTTGGTGTTTGTTCAAGATGAAGCAGAAGATTCTAGCAATGACTTTCTCTCTCACGATAGCACAGACAGCAGTACCCCATGGTTCCTACGAGTGCAAGAATTGGCCCATGACAGTTTAATTGCTGCCACTCGGGCACAGCTCGCAAAGAATGCCAAAGCAAGCAATAATG gtgaAAATGTTCATCTTTGCACAGGAGATGGGCAGCCAAAAGATTCAAGCCCCGTTCCTCATTTATCTCGTGTGGAAAGGAAGCTGAAGTGCACAGTTGAGGGCTGTGATCGGACATTTGTATGGCCAGCTCACTTCAAGTATCATCTGAAAACACACCG AAATGACCGCTCCTTCACCTGCCCAGCAGAAGGTTGTGGAAAAAGTTTCTACGTCTTGCAGAGGCTGAAGGTGCACATGAGAATTCACAATGGTGAAAAACCCTTTGTGTGCACAGAACTGGGCTGTGGTAAACAGTTCACAACAGCTGGAAATCTGAAGAACCACCTACGAATTCACACTG GGGAAAAACCCTTTCTGTGTCAGGCACAGGGATGTGGTCGCTCCTTTGCTGAGTACTCCAGCCTTCGGAAACATTTGGTTGTCCACTCAG GAGTGAAGCCCCATCAGTGCCAAATTTGTGGCAAGACATTTTCCCAGAGTGGTAGCAGAAATGTGCATATGAGGAAACACCACTCCCGAATTGGaacagctggcagcagggagcgAGAACAGCCAG AGTCACTGATGGGCAGCAGTTTGCTGGAAGAATCGACAGTGCATAGTAAGAATCTCATCTCCATTAACTCTCAGCCCAGCCTTGGTGTTGAGTCTCTGCACCTGCCAGACACTGAGTCTATTATTGGAGTAGAAGAGG GGGGTACCCAGAGAAAGAACAGCCTCTGTATGTCCTATGCAATTAAACCTATGCAGGAACTGCTACACTGGTAA
- the ZNF410 gene encoding zinc finger protein 410 isoform X2, which translates to MLSDELESKPELLVQFVQNTSIPLGQGLVESEPKDITCLSLLPVTETSECNRLMLPDDERDLTSPSHTNSSKDVSSSAVLRSLQVNVGPDGEETRAQNVQKPAELLSTPETSSLLQDLQPSDSTSFILLNLTRAGLGSPAEHLVFVQDEAEDSSNDFLSHDSTDSSTPWFLRVQELAHDSLIAATRAQLAKNAKASNNGDGQPKDSSPVPHLSRVERKLKCTVEGCDRTFVWPAHFKYHLKTHRNDRSFTCPAEGCGKSFYVLQRLKVHMRIHNGEKPFVCTELGCGKQFTTAGNLKNHLRIHTGEKPFLCQAQGCGRSFAEYSSLRKHLVVHSGVKPHQCQICGKTFSQSGSRNVHMRKHHSRIGTAGSREREQPESLMGSSLLEESTVHSKNLISINSQPSLGVESLHLPDTESIIGVEEGGTQRKNSLCMSYAIKPMQELLHW; encoded by the exons ctgctggTTCAGTTTGTTCAAAATACTTCTATTCCACTGGGACAAGGACTGGTGGAATCAGAACCAAAAGACATCACCTGTCTGTCTCTGCTTCCTGTTACTGAGACCTCAGAATGCAACAGACTCATGTTGCCAG ATGATGAAAGAGATCTCACTTCTCCAAGTCACACTAATTCTTCCAAAGATGTTTCTTCATCTGCTGTCTTGAGAAGTCTCCAGGTAAATGTAGGCCCTGATGGAGAGGAAACAAGGGCACAGAATGTACAGAAACCAGCTGAACTTCTGTCAACTCCAGAAACTTCTAGCTTATTGCAAGACCTCCAGCCCAGCGACAGCACTTCATTCATTCTTCTCAACCTAACAAGAGCAG GGCTGGGGTCTCCTGCAGAGCACTTGGTGTTTGTTCAAGATGAAGCAGAAGATTCTAGCAATGACTTTCTCTCTCACGATAGCACAGACAGCAGTACCCCATGGTTCCTACGAGTGCAAGAATTGGCCCATGACAGTTTAATTGCTGCCACTCGGGCACAGCTCGCAAAGAATGCCAAAGCAAGCAATAATG GAGATGGGCAGCCAAAAGATTCAAGCCCCGTTCCTCATTTATCTCGTGTGGAAAGGAAGCTGAAGTGCACAGTTGAGGGCTGTGATCGGACATTTGTATGGCCAGCTCACTTCAAGTATCATCTGAAAACACACCG AAATGACCGCTCCTTCACCTGCCCAGCAGAAGGTTGTGGAAAAAGTTTCTACGTCTTGCAGAGGCTGAAGGTGCACATGAGAATTCACAATGGTGAAAAACCCTTTGTGTGCACAGAACTGGGCTGTGGTAAACAGTTCACAACAGCTGGAAATCTGAAGAACCACCTACGAATTCACACTG GGGAAAAACCCTTTCTGTGTCAGGCACAGGGATGTGGTCGCTCCTTTGCTGAGTACTCCAGCCTTCGGAAACATTTGGTTGTCCACTCAG GAGTGAAGCCCCATCAGTGCCAAATTTGTGGCAAGACATTTTCCCAGAGTGGTAGCAGAAATGTGCATATGAGGAAACACCACTCCCGAATTGGaacagctggcagcagggagcgAGAACAGCCAG AGTCACTGATGGGCAGCAGTTTGCTGGAAGAATCGACAGTGCATAGTAAGAATCTCATCTCCATTAACTCTCAGCCCAGCCTTGGTGTTGAGTCTCTGCACCTGCCAGACACTGAGTCTATTATTGGAGTAGAAGAGG GGGGTACCCAGAGAAAGAACAGCCTCTGTATGTCCTATGCAATTAAACCTATGCAGGAACTGCTACACTGGTAA